The following are encoded together in the Lactuca sativa cultivar Salinas chromosome 1, Lsat_Salinas_v11, whole genome shotgun sequence genome:
- the LOC111913521 gene encoding uncharacterized protein LOC111913521, whose amino-acid sequence MGNCQAIDNASLVIQHPNGRAERLYTNISAAEVMKLNPGHYVALLLTTTLYSSRPPSSTSDSTKQTATANSQPLRITRIKLLRATESLTVGHIYRLVTTQEVMKGLMAKKNGKTSSNIRVLKPSEESAGKNEDSATRSNQSERTRTHIQMKKSEKDRRRTVAPANSSAAAIKPRGWHPSLNSISEASS is encoded by the exons ATGGGAAACTGTCAAGCTATTGATAATGCAAGTCTCGTAATACAACACCCAAACGGGAGAGCTGAGAGGCTCTACACCAACATCTCCGCCGCCGAGGTTATGAAACTCAACCCTGGTCACTACGTCGCTCTTCTCCTCACCACCACCTTATACTCTTCCCGTCCTCCGTCCTCCACCTCCGACTCCACCAAACAAACCGCCACGGCCAACTCCCAGCCCCTCCGTATTACCCGTATCAAACTTCTCCGCGCCACCGAGAGTCTTACCGTCGGCCATATTTATAGACTCGTCACCACCCAAG AAGTAATGAAAGGATTAATGGCGAAGAAGAATGGGAAAACTAGTAGTAATATCAGGGTACTCAAGCCTTCAGAAGAATCCGCCGGAAAAAATGAAGATTCAGCCACGAGATCTAATCAATCAGAGAGAACCAGAACCCACATCCAG ATGAAGAAATCTGAGAAAGATCGGCGGCGGACGGTGGCTCCGGCGAACTCTTCGGCTGCTGCAATCAAACCAAGAGGATGGCATCCATCGTTAAACAGCATCTCCGAGGCATCAAGCTAG